From Equus asinus isolate D_3611 breed Donkey chromosome 14, EquAss-T2T_v2, whole genome shotgun sequence, one genomic window encodes:
- the ITPRIPL2 gene encoding inositol 1,4,5-trisphosphate receptor-interacting protein-like 2, whose translation MSVHYTLNLRVFWPLVTGLCTALVCLYHVLRGSGGARAEPLDGADGGFPLLKVAILLLLGYILLRCRHAVRQRFLPGSPRLGKHTAFSPRHFREPSLAILLESYYEHEVRLSPHVLGHSKAHVSRIVGELVRAGRARGSPGPIPGGALALAFRGDFIQVGSAYEQHKIRRPDGFDVLVPLRLPPLVALEPRGLGAEPGLSPGFHGCFVCALKAPPGASGAHWLRDCKPFADGFCVDVRGRRHLSAALVLRWFQSHLQRSLATVRYSLEERCRVSLTPGGLEQPPTLHILPCRTDYGCCRLSMAVRLIPAVHLGDSVFLVAPPPPPSPFGPLSELPGGLRAEALWGVNTARQEQKLLSWLQERAPPGACYLKCLQLLKALRDLGARGLDPMAATQWGRILSSYVLKTALLAVLLRKGAAAQGWDEAHLVERLEELVQFLRDCLLRRHTLFHCVLGPGGAAVEVGPLPKVLREAAPVDLLAVFDRHARELAAARLLSTWRRLPQLLRAYGGPRYLARCPPPGSQRTQGFPEDEP comes from the coding sequence ATGTCGGTGCACTACACCCTCAATCTGCGCGTCTTCTGGCCCCTGGTGACCGGCCTGTGCACCGCCCTCGTGTGCCTCTACCATGTCCTGCGGGGAAGCGGGGGCGCCCGGGCCGAGCCCCTCGACGGCGCCGACGGCGGCTTCCCGCTGCTCAAGGTGGCGATCCTACTCCTCCTCGGCTACATCCTCCTGCGCTGTCGCCACGCTGTCCGGCAGCGCTTCCTGCCCGGGTCTCCGCGCCTGGGGAAGCACACCGCCTTCTCTCCGAGACACTTCCGAGAGCCGAGCCTCGCCATCTTGCTGGAGAGTTACTACGAGCACGAAGTGCGCCTGTCTCCGCACGTGCTGGGCCACAGCAAGGCGCACGTAAGCCGGATCGTGGGCGAGCTGGTGCGGGCTGGTCGCGCCCGAGGGTCCCCAGGTCCCATCCCCGGAGGAGCGCTGGCCCTGGCTTTCCGCGGAGACTTCATCCAGGTGGGCAGCGCCTACGAGCAGCATAAAATCCGCCGGCCCGACGGCTTCGACGTGCTGGTGCCGCTGCGCCTCCCGCCGCTGGTGGCGCTGGAGCCGCGGGGCCTGGGCGCCGAGCCCGGGCTGTCCCCAGGCTTCCACGGCTGCTTCGTGTGCGCACTCAAGGCGCCGCCGGGGGCGTCGGGGGCCCACTGGCTCCGGGACTGCAAACCCTTCGCCGACGGCTTCTGCGTGGACGTGCGTGGGCGGCGCCACCTCTCGGCCGCGCTGGTGCTGCGCTGGTTCCAGTCGCACTTGCAGCGCTCCCTGGCCACCGTGCGCTACAGCCTGGAGGAGCGTTGTCGCGTCAGCCTGACCCCGGGTGGCCTGGAACAGCCTCCCACCCTGCATATCCTACCCTGCCGCACCGATTACGGCTGCTGCCGCCTTTCCATGGCCGTGCGTCTCATCCCCGCTGTCCATTTGGGCGACAGTGTCTTCCTCGtggcaccaccaccaccaccctcgcCCTTCGGGCCCCTTTCGGAGCTCCCAGGAGGCCTGCGTGCCGAGGCACTGTGGGGCGTGAACACAGCGCGCCAGGAGCAGAAGCTGCTGAGCTGGCTGCAGGAACGGGCCCCTCCAGGTGCCTGCTACCTCAAGTGCCTGCAGTTACTTAAAGCTCTGCGCGACCTAGGCGCCCGTGGCCTGGACCCCATGGCTGCCACCCAGTGGGGACGCATCCTCTCCTCTTACGTGCTCAAGACAGCGCTGCTGGCGGTGCTGCTGCGCAAGGGGGCTGCGGCGCAAGGCTGGGACGAGGCGCACCTGGTTGAGCGCCTGGAAGAGTTGGTGCAGTTCCTTAGGGACTGCCTGCTGCGACGCCATACACTCTTCCACTGCGTCCTGGGCCCTGGCGGGGCGGCCGTGGAGGTGGGCCCACTGCCCAAGGTCCTGCGTGAAGCAGCCCCAGTTGACCTCCTGGCTGTTTTCGACAGGCACGCCCGGGAGCTTGCAGCGGCACGCTTGCTGTCCACGTGGCGAAGGCTGCCCCAGCTTCTCCGGGCCTATGGGGGTCCCCGCTACCTTGCCAGGTGCCCCCCACCAGGGAGTCAGCGTACCCAGGGGTTCCCTGAAGACGAACCGTAA